In a genomic window of Desulfobacterales bacterium:
- a CDS encoding carboxypeptidase regulatory-like domain-containing protein — MKKFILHLVLLLSLIIAGCNLSGTITYNQNGLEGVAVTLRCSDGVTKTAVTDSNGKYSFSDVTKGSYTIAASKLGYSFYPESINMDINKDGAKDVDFEANTIALIPFKPSLHGFCFTNYFTGYPLPFLIPGLPDIPQIPDTYGLCGGMSFSVYDYYIANKTIPSTSGEWDIPEQGTPLHQYIYWRQINSFGKKGEFISKFAKWMDMPDGTSVGTQKKTYDEFEEIRSLLDAGNLVPLGLVKVKTGAMLWKNHQVLAYGYVAISDDLIHIKIYDPNAPLNDSIAIKAERVIVEDSVSNPIYGYKCVTIGGDYNYTIRGFFKMNYVPVVPPDGL, encoded by the coding sequence ATGAAAAAATTTATTTTACATTTAGTTTTATTACTAAGCTTAATCATTGCTGGTTGTAATCTATCAGGCACAATTACTTATAATCAAAATGGCCTTGAAGGTGTAGCTGTAACACTTAGATGCAGTGATGGTGTCACTAAAACCGCAGTCACAGATAGTAACGGAAAATATTCATTTTCAGATGTAACAAAAGGGAGCTATACAATTGCTGCTTCTAAGCTCGGCTATAGTTTCTATCCCGAAAGTATTAATATGGATATTAATAAAGATGGCGCGAAGGATGTTGATTTTGAAGCAAACACAATCGCTTTGATTCCTTTTAAACCATCATTACACGGATTTTGTTTTACAAATTATTTTACTGGTTATCCGCTACCATTTTTAATTCCTGGGTTACCAGATATTCCTCAAATTCCAGATACTTATGGTCTTTGTGGAGGCATGTCATTTTCTGTTTATGATTATTATATTGCTAATAAAACTATTCCTTCAACTTCAGGGGAATGGGATATTCCTGAACAAGGAACACCTCTGCATCAATATATTTATTGGAGACAAATTAATTCATTCGGAAAAAAAGGTGAATTTATAAGTAAATTTGCAAAATGGATGGACATGCCTGATGGGACATCAGTAGGCACACAGAAAAAAACCTATGACGAATTTGAAGAAATCAGGTCTTTGCTTGATGCTGGGAATTTAGTTCCTCTTGGTCTTGTAAAAGTTAAAACTGGTGCAATGTTGTGGAAAAATCACCAAGTACTCGCTTATGGCTATGTTGCTATTTCAGACGATTTAATTCATATAAAGATTTATGATCCAAATGCGCCTCTAAACGATTCCATAGCAATCAAAGCAGAACGAGTTATAGTTGAAGACTCGGTATCTAATCCGATTTACGGATATAAATGTGTTACAATTGGAGGCGATTATAATTATACAATACGCGGTTTTTTTAAGATGAACTATGTACCAGTAGTTCCTCCAGATGGATTATAG